cgttaagaacagaggactgggcctctgaggaaacatcctcatccagcccccttctctgttccttcctttggaaaaaaaaaaaaaagaaaaaaaaaagagagaggggaggatttccagccccccgctcccttcccttttagtcgccttctacgacacgcagggaatacgtgggaagtattctttctcccctatcccctattcaaTATATGTAAAACATAATAACTGGCCATAAATTTACACTATACAGACATGCACAACCAAGGATTGTACAATAATATTAAAGTAACTTGCACCAAAATTATACTAAAACATAAAAATACTCTTGAATCCCTTTTAATCAATGTCTATCTTGACACCTGCTCCCACCTAAACTCTCTCAATGGGATGGCAATgacaagagtctccataactagtaaaagCCAGTGCTCTAAGTAcaataacattcttcaaggtttcagtttctgtttaaaaagAGCAAAAATATAATACTCTATCACAGACTCAATTACTCAAAATATTATATCCAAATGAAACCACTTCATTTAGCCAACAGTACAAACTTCAAACCAAGAGTTGTTTTCGTTTCACGTATGCTTTCACACTCCCTAAAACTAGTTTCAACAATATGACGAACTTTAATCTTCCTATCCATACAAAATATGTCATAAAATATAAATCaaattacaaaaaataatatatatcatgtgtgtgcTTAGACATATCAAACATTCTAATTTAAATCAACAGCACCTATTATTCTTTATATTCTTATTATGGAGGACAATGGTTGAATCTTCCAGTGTAACCATAACTTCGGCATTTTCATTTGCAAAATCTTCAACAACACAGTTAAAGAGTTTCTCAACATTGCTGCCCATCTTGCTTGATGTTTCAAACACTTTCCCACCCACCTCATCAACATAATCGTGAATATCATGGTAGTCAACCTGTCGTGCACTCGGATTATCCAACACCAAATCAAGCTTTGTTCCACAAAGATAAACTTTACAATTTTCTTCATGTTTCTGGACCTCTGACACCCAGAATTTGGCACGCTCAGCACTTTCTGCACATGTTATATCATAACAAATGATTGCAGCCTTAGAGTCTCTATAATATATTCGACTCATTGCTTCATATCGTTCACTACCAGCTGTGTCCCACAGGCCAACACAGATTTTCTTTCCTTGGACATCCATCGAACGAGCTCCGAATGCTGCTCCTATAGTCGTCTGGTAACTACTGTTGAAGCGGTCATAGATAAAGCGTTCAACTAGGCTAGTTTTGCCACATGATGCCTGTCCTAGCATAACCACCTTCATGTCAACCTTTCCAGACATCATACCACACTTTTCGTGAACTGACGTTAGTTACAAAAGTTTTAGTTATATGTGCTTCGTGTTTTCATTATATGCAGTTTAAGGCAGGAGGCTACTTTCATCACGTGTTATTTCACCTCGATCAGTTTCTGTCGTTactacacctttcttttctttttctgctgcCTTC
This portion of the Panulirus ornatus isolate Po-2019 chromosome 4, ASM3632096v1, whole genome shotgun sequence genome encodes:
- the LOC139764479 gene encoding ras-related protein Rab-24-like produces the protein MMSGKVDMKVVMLGQASCGKTSLVERFIYDRFNSSYQTTIGAAFGARSMDVQGKKICVGLWDTAGSERYEAMSRIYYRDSKAAIICYDITCAESAERAKFWVSEVQKHEENCKVYLCGTKLDLVLDNPSARQVDYHDIHDYVDEVGGKVFETSSKMGSNVEKLFNCVVEDFANENAEVMVTLEDSTIVLHNKNIKNNRCC